Proteins from one Carassius gibelio isolate Cgi1373 ecotype wild population from Czech Republic chromosome A25, carGib1.2-hapl.c, whole genome shotgun sequence genomic window:
- the LOC127947320 gene encoding dynamin-1-like protein isoform X2 produces the protein MEALIPVINKLQDVFNTVGADIIQLPQIAVVGTQSSGKSSVLESLVGRDLLPRGTGIVTRRPLILQLVHVDPEDRRKTSEENGVDGEEWGKFLHTKNKIYTDFDEIRQEIVNETERVSGINKGISDEPIQLKIFSPHVVNLTLVDLPGITKVPVGDQPKDIELQIRELILKYISNPNCIILAVTAANTDMATSEALKVAREVDPDGRRTLAVVTKLDLMDAGTDAMDVLMGRVIPVKLGLIGVVNRSQLDINNKKSVADSIRDEHAFLQKKYPSLANRNGTKYLARTLNRLLMHHIRDCLPELKTRINVLAAQYQSLLSSYGEPVEDMSATLLQLITKFAKEYCNTIEGTAKYIETAELCGGARICYIFHETFGRTLESVDPLGGLTTIDVLTAIRNSTGPRPALFVPEVSFELLVKRQVKRLEEPSLRCVELVHEEMQRIIQHCSNYSTQELLRFPKLHDAIVEVVTSLLRKRLPVTNEMVHNLVAIELAYINTKHPDFADACGLMNNNIEEQRRNRMREHPTAVPRDKMAGGAQGEQEGGTGTWRGMLKRGEEGQGEDRMKAQSPQKGHAVNLLDVPVPVSRKLSSREQRDCEVIERLIKSYFLIVRKNIQDSVPKAVMHFLVNHVKDSLQSELVGKLYKPALLDDLLTESEDMAQRRNEAADMLKALQRASQVIAEIRETHLW, from the exons GTTTTTAACACAGTTGGGGCGGATATTATCCAGCTGCCTCAGATTGCAGTGGTGGGGACGCAg AGCAGTGGGAAGAGTTCAGTGCTGGAGAGTTTGGTTGGCAGGGACCTCCTGCCCCGCGGGACGGGCATCGTCACCCGCAGACCTCTTATCCTGCAGCTGGTGCACGTAGACCCTGAGGACAGAAGAAAGACCAGCGAGGAGAAcg GAGTGGATGGAGAAGAGTGGGGGAAATTTCTACACACCaaaaacaag ATCTACACAGATTTTGATGAAATCAGGCAAGAAATTGTAAATGAAACCGAAAGAGTTTCTGGCATTAACAAG GGGATCAGTGATGAGCCAATTCAACTGAAAATCTTCTCACCTCATGTTGTCAATCTCACGCTGGTGGATCTGCCTGGCATCACAAAG GTCCCAGTGGGAGACCAGCCTAAAGATATCGAGCTGCAGATCCGCGAACTGATCTTAAAATACATCAGCAATCCCAACTGCATCATTTTAGCTGTCACTGCAGCGAACACGGACATGGCCACCTCTGAAGCTCTGAAAGTCGCCCGCGAGGTGGATCCAGACG GTCGCAGAACGCTGGCTGTAGTGACTAAACTAGATCTGATGGATGCTGGTACTGATGCAATGGATGTCCTCATGGGCAGAGTCATTCCTGTCAAACTAGGACTGATTGGAGTGGTCAACAG GAGTCAGCTGGACATCAATAATAAGAAAAGTGTGGCAGACTCCATCCGGGATGAGCACGCCTTCCTCCAGAAGAAATACCCCTCCCTCGCAAACAGAAACGGAACCAAGTATCTCGCCAGAACATTAAATAG GTTATTGATGCATCACATTAGGGACTGTCTACCGGAGCTGAAGACACGTATCAACGTTTTAGCAGCTCAGTATCAGTCCCTGCTCAGCAGCTACGGTGAGCCGGTGGAGGACATGAGCGCCACCCTGCTGCAACTCATCACAAAGTTCGCCAAAGAGTACTGCAACACTATTGAAGGAACGGCCAAATACATTGAGACCGCTGAACT GTGTGGTGGTGCGAGGATTTGCTATATTTTCCATGAGACATTTGGTAGGACACTGGAGTCGGTCGATCCTCTTGGAGGACTTACAACCATAGATGTCCTAACAGCTATTAGGAACTCTACG GGTCCCCGTCCTGCTCTGTTTGTGCCTGAGGTGTCGTTTGAGCTGCTGGTGAAGAGGCAGGTGAAGCGTCTGGAGGAGCCCAGTCTGCGCTGTGTGGAGCTGGTGCATGAAGAGATGCAGAGGATCATTCAGCACTGTAGCAACTACAGCACTCAG GAGTTACTTAGGTTTCCAAAGCTGCATGATGCCATAGTAGAAGTGGTCACGTCTCTTCTCAGGAAGAGGCTCCCAGTCACCAATGAGatg GTTCACAATCTTGTGGCGATTGAGTTGGCTTATATCAACACCAAACACCCAGACTTCGCAGATGCCTGTGGGCTCATGAACAACAACATTGAG GAGCAGAGACGTAACCGAATGAGAGAGCATCCCACAGCGGTCCCCCGTGATAAG atgGCTGGAGGAGCTCAGGGCGAGCAGGAAGGAGGAACGGGGACCTGGAGAGGCATGTTGAAGAGAGGAGAAGAAGGCCAGGGTGAGGACAGGATGAAGGCACAGAGCCCTCAGAAAGGACACGCAGTGAACCTGCTTGATGTG CCTGTGCCAGTTTCCCGGAAACTGTCTTCTCGCGAACAGAGGGACTGTGAGGTCATCGAGAGGCTCATCAAGTCTTATTTCCTCATTGTCCGTAAAAACATTCAGGACAG TGTACCAAAGGCTGTGATGCACTTCCTGGTCAACCACGTGAAGGACAGCTTACAGAGCGAGCTGGTGGGGAAGCTGTATAAACCTGCCCTGCTGGACGA
- the LOC127947320 gene encoding dynamin-1-like protein isoform X1: protein MEALIPVINKLQDVFNTVGADIIQLPQIAVVGTQSSGKSSVLESLVGRDLLPRGTGIVTRRPLILQLVHVDPEDRRKTSEENDANAWKNGRLYKGVDGEEWGKFLHTKNKIYTDFDEIRQEIVNETERVSGINKGISDEPIQLKIFSPHVVNLTLVDLPGITKVPVGDQPKDIELQIRELILKYISNPNCIILAVTAANTDMATSEALKVAREVDPDGRRTLAVVTKLDLMDAGTDAMDVLMGRVIPVKLGLIGVVNRSQLDINNKKSVADSIRDEHAFLQKKYPSLANRNGTKYLARTLNRLLMHHIRDCLPELKTRINVLAAQYQSLLSSYGEPVEDMSATLLQLITKFAKEYCNTIEGTAKYIETAELCGGARICYIFHETFGRTLESVDPLGGLTTIDVLTAIRNSTGPRPALFVPEVSFELLVKRQVKRLEEPSLRCVELVHEEMQRIIQHCSNYSTQELLRFPKLHDAIVEVVTSLLRKRLPVTNEMVHNLVAIELAYINTKHPDFADACGLMNNNIEEQRRNRMREHPTAVPRDKMAGGAQGEQEGGTGTWRGMLKRGEEGQGEDRMKAQSPQKGHAVNLLDVPVPVSRKLSSREQRDCEVIERLIKSYFLIVRKNIQDSVPKAVMHFLVNHVKDSLQSELVGKLYKPALLDDLLTESEDMAQRRNEAADMLKALQRASQVIAEIRETHLW from the exons GTTTTTAACACAGTTGGGGCGGATATTATCCAGCTGCCTCAGATTGCAGTGGTGGGGACGCAg AGCAGTGGGAAGAGTTCAGTGCTGGAGAGTTTGGTTGGCAGGGACCTCCTGCCCCGCGGGACGGGCATCGTCACCCGCAGACCTCTTATCCTGCAGCTGGTGCACGTAGACCCTGAGGACAGAAGAAAGACCAGCGAGGAGAAcg ACGCCAATGCCTGGAAAAATGGGCGCCTTTACAAAG GAGTGGATGGAGAAGAGTGGGGGAAATTTCTACACACCaaaaacaag ATCTACACAGATTTTGATGAAATCAGGCAAGAAATTGTAAATGAAACCGAAAGAGTTTCTGGCATTAACAAG GGGATCAGTGATGAGCCAATTCAACTGAAAATCTTCTCACCTCATGTTGTCAATCTCACGCTGGTGGATCTGCCTGGCATCACAAAG GTCCCAGTGGGAGACCAGCCTAAAGATATCGAGCTGCAGATCCGCGAACTGATCTTAAAATACATCAGCAATCCCAACTGCATCATTTTAGCTGTCACTGCAGCGAACACGGACATGGCCACCTCTGAAGCTCTGAAAGTCGCCCGCGAGGTGGATCCAGACG GTCGCAGAACGCTGGCTGTAGTGACTAAACTAGATCTGATGGATGCTGGTACTGATGCAATGGATGTCCTCATGGGCAGAGTCATTCCTGTCAAACTAGGACTGATTGGAGTGGTCAACAG GAGTCAGCTGGACATCAATAATAAGAAAAGTGTGGCAGACTCCATCCGGGATGAGCACGCCTTCCTCCAGAAGAAATACCCCTCCCTCGCAAACAGAAACGGAACCAAGTATCTCGCCAGAACATTAAATAG GTTATTGATGCATCACATTAGGGACTGTCTACCGGAGCTGAAGACACGTATCAACGTTTTAGCAGCTCAGTATCAGTCCCTGCTCAGCAGCTACGGTGAGCCGGTGGAGGACATGAGCGCCACCCTGCTGCAACTCATCACAAAGTTCGCCAAAGAGTACTGCAACACTATTGAAGGAACGGCCAAATACATTGAGACCGCTGAACT GTGTGGTGGTGCGAGGATTTGCTATATTTTCCATGAGACATTTGGTAGGACACTGGAGTCGGTCGATCCTCTTGGAGGACTTACAACCATAGATGTCCTAACAGCTATTAGGAACTCTACG GGTCCCCGTCCTGCTCTGTTTGTGCCTGAGGTGTCGTTTGAGCTGCTGGTGAAGAGGCAGGTGAAGCGTCTGGAGGAGCCCAGTCTGCGCTGTGTGGAGCTGGTGCATGAAGAGATGCAGAGGATCATTCAGCACTGTAGCAACTACAGCACTCAG GAGTTACTTAGGTTTCCAAAGCTGCATGATGCCATAGTAGAAGTGGTCACGTCTCTTCTCAGGAAGAGGCTCCCAGTCACCAATGAGatg GTTCACAATCTTGTGGCGATTGAGTTGGCTTATATCAACACCAAACACCCAGACTTCGCAGATGCCTGTGGGCTCATGAACAACAACATTGAG GAGCAGAGACGTAACCGAATGAGAGAGCATCCCACAGCGGTCCCCCGTGATAAG atgGCTGGAGGAGCTCAGGGCGAGCAGGAAGGAGGAACGGGGACCTGGAGAGGCATGTTGAAGAGAGGAGAAGAAGGCCAGGGTGAGGACAGGATGAAGGCACAGAGCCCTCAGAAAGGACACGCAGTGAACCTGCTTGATGTG CCTGTGCCAGTTTCCCGGAAACTGTCTTCTCGCGAACAGAGGGACTGTGAGGTCATCGAGAGGCTCATCAAGTCTTATTTCCTCATTGTCCGTAAAAACATTCAGGACAG TGTACCAAAGGCTGTGATGCACTTCCTGGTCAACCACGTGAAGGACAGCTTACAGAGCGAGCTGGTGGGGAAGCTGTATAAACCTGCCCTGCTGGACGA